AATAATTGTGGGATTAGGTATAAATATTCTTCACATTTCAAACGCAGTTTCGTATTTATCTGATGACCCAAAAGCATGTATAAATTGCCATATTATGTTTCCGGAATTTGCAACTTGGGAAAGAGGAAGTCACGGAAGAGTTACGAATTGCAATGATTGTCACGTTCCTCACGATAATGTTTTTAGAAAATATATGTTTAAAGCAAGCGATGGTTTACGCCACGCAACAATGTTTACGTTCAGACTTGAGCCTCAAGTTATAAGAATTAAAAATGCCGGAAGAAATGTTATTCAAGAAAATTGTATAAGATGCCATGCAAATTATTTACATCCGGTTTCTTTAAGATCAACAAATGCAAAAAGTATTTTTGATGAATTAGATGGTGTTTGCTGGGATTGCCATAG
The nucleotide sequence above comes from Ignavibacteriota bacterium. Encoded proteins:
- the nrfH gene encoding cytochrome c nitrite reductase small subunit produces the protein MNKKKLNFLSKLLFHISPPANWKFSVIILLGIIVGLGINILHISNAVSYLSDDPKACINCHIMFPEFATWERGSHGRVTNCNDCHVPHDNVFRKYMFKASDGLRHATMFTFRLEPQVIRIKNAGRNVIQENCIRCHANYLHPVSLRSTNAKSIFDELDGVCWDCHRETPHGKVHSLSSAPNIIRPDNKQVIPEWITKNIEK